The genomic interval AGCTTGAATTCGCGGCTGTGTAGTCGTCCGGGCATGGTCGGTCTCCCTCCATCTGTTGATCAGCCTACGGGCTGACCGGGGCGACATGCCTTGCTCCTCTGTCCGCGTTTTGGGGTTCACTCCAGACTTTGCAGGGCCCGGAAACCATCAGGACAGATCAGTTCGAAGGCTTCCACTATGTAGCCCTTGGACATCTCCACGAGCCTCAGCACGTGCCGCACCATGAACATATTCGTTATTCCGGTTCCATCATGAAGTACTGCTTTGATGAGGAAGCCCAGACGAAAGGTTTCCTCGTTGTTGATATGGATGGGGAGGGGAGATGCTGTATCGATAGTCGGCGCCTGCGGCCGCCTAAAGATTTGCGCCGGATCCAGGGGCTGTTCAAGGAACTTCTGGACTCACCTGAGCAGTTTGGGGCTCCTGATGACTACCTGTCTGTCACATTACTGGATGACGGCCGAATCAAGGACGCCATGACCCTCTTGCGGCAGCGATTTCCAAACATTCTCCAGATGCAATACCTCGATAGGTCAGGCCTTCAAGGCCAGTTGGAGGAACCCAGGGAGGCTACACAACTGGGTCAACTTGAGCTCTTCCAGAAGTTTTACCAGGATGTATATGACCAGACACTCAACGAGCAGCAGTTGAGCGTCCTGACGGCCATTATCGAGCGGGATGCAGCGGCTCAGCAGGAGAGGCCAGCATGAGGCCACGGCGATTGACCATGACGGCGTTCGGTCCTTACAAGGACACGCAGGTCGTGAATTTCGATGAACTCGGGGAGAACGGCCTCTTTCTCCTTCATGGTCCCACAGGAGCTGGAAAAACTTCCATTCTGGATGCCATCTGCGTGGCTTTATTTGGTGAATCGTCCGGTGACGAGCGAAAAGCCAAAGAATTCCGAAGTGACCTGGCAAGTGATCAGGCGGTGACGCGCGTCGAGTTCGACTTTTCAATGGGTCAACGGACGTTCACGATTTCACGCCAGCCTAGCCAGACCTTGCCGAACAAAAAGACGCCGCTCCTGCATGAAGTGGAACTCTTGGAAACCACTGCGGTAGCCTCCGGGCAACCAGCAAAACTGTTGGGGACAGGCGTGGGGGCCGTCGAGAAACAAATCACTGAACTTCTCGGCCTGACCGGCTCCCAGTTCCGTCAGGTCGTGATTCTTCCGCAAGGCAAATTTCGCGAACTGCTGACTGCGGACAGTAAAACTCGGGAAGAAGTCCTGCGGGTTCTCTTCAATACGTCAGATCAGGCCCAACTGGAAAAGTCTTTAAAAAACATGGCGTCGGAGAATAAGACAGAAACCACCAGACTCCACGACCTGATTCAAACCCTGCTTCAGCGTTATGAAGCAGTGACGCTCACTGAGTTGGGCGGGAAACTCGGTAAACTTGGCGCGGATATCGAGTCGATTGAGCCTGACCTGAAGGTCGCCAAAGGTGTCAGAGAAGCTGCCAAGAGCCAGCTGGACGCAGCCTCCCGGGTTGCCGAACTTTTCCTTAAGCTTGAGAAAGCTGAGGAGGCCCAGCGGCGCCTGATTGAAGAGGCCCCACAACGTCACGCCCAGACCCACTTCCTGGAAATGGCACGAAGGGCAAGGGGACTGGAAAGTGAATTCATCCGCTTAGGAGGTCTCAGCGACCGACTACAGAAGGCTCAAAAGCAGTGGGAAGAGGCCCTGAAAAAATGTGCCCAGGCAACAGCGCTGGCGGAGGAAGCCGAAGCCGCTTATCAGTTGGAACAGAATCGGGAGTCGGAACGTGAGGCAGCCTCTCAACAAGTGCGCGCATCTGAAGAGTTGATCCGGAAGGTCGCGGAACTGAAAAAAGCGGTAGAAGCGCATCAAACGTTGCGGTTTGAGCATCAACAAGCGCACGCCCTCTACGAGGAAGTGCAGCGTAAAGTTGACGGCCTGAACCTGCCTGACCTTGAAACCAGGTTTCAGGAGTCAGAACATGCTCAGAACCGCCTCGACTGGATACAGTCTCGGCACAAGCGACAACTGGAATTGCTGGAAGAACGCCATGCCTTGAATTTACTTGAAGGTCAAATCCTTCGACAACAGCAAGAAGTTGAAACGGCCAACGACCAGGCCGCGAGAGCGGAACGCCACTGGGCGATAGCGAAACGTGAACACGGTGAGCGGAGAATGCGTTTCCTTGATAGCCAGATTGGTCGACTGGCCAGCACTCTAAAACCGAATGAGCACTGTCCGGTTTGTGGGGCGCTCGAGCATCCCCATCCTGCTCCACAAACCGCGAGTAGCGTGACTGAAGAACAGCTCCAGCAAGCCCAGCTTGCGGAGGAAGAAGCGTATGAAGTTTTCCGTCAGCAGGGCGGTAGGGCATCTCAAATGATGGGTGAACTCATCCCCCTAACGGAACGAGCGACAGTGCTCAGGGACAGGCTGGCAGATTCTCTGACTCTCTCCGTTGGCGAGATCGACCTTCAACGGCAAGCCCTGGAGTCCCAACTCCATGAGGTTCAACTTCTTTCAGAACAACGGGACAGCCGCCGACAGATGTACCTGGAAACACATGAGAAGGAAAGGGGGCTGTCAGAGCAACTTGAGATTCAACTGGCTGTGACAAAGTCCCTCGAGGGCAGAGTTCAGGAGCAGGCAACGCAGCTGGCTCGTCTCCGACAAGCCATACCTGCAGATCTCCACGAACAGGAAGTGGTAGGTCAACAGCTTGAAATAGCCAAGCGGCAACATGCATCGCTTATGAGAGTGTTCGAGCTGACTCAACAGAGGTGGCAAGCAGCCCGGGAAAACAGAATAGCCAGTGACCTGAACGAGCAGCGGGAACGGACGCTCCACGAGACGGAGGAAAGCCACTGGCGTGAGCAGCGGGAAAAAATACAGACGCTTCTGCAGACGAATGATTTCAAGGATCGTCAGGCGTACGAGCATGCCCTTCTACAGCCGGAGGCCTTCCAGGCTTTAGAGGAGCAGGTGATCGCCAGTGAACGAAACGTGGGTGAAGTGGACAGCACCTGGCACCATGCTCAGGCTGCTGTCGCCCATCTAGAAAGGCCAGAACTGAATTTACTCAGTGAACGATTCACTCAGGCAGACCAGATGTACGACAGCCTGCTTCAGCAGCACTCGAAACTGAAAGCGGACGCAGAACGGTTAAGTCAGGATCTGGCTGAGGTGACTCGGTTGGAAAGTCAATTCCAGCAGAAGAGTCAGGTCTCCAACCTGCTGACCGAACTAGCCGCGAATGCCAGCGGTAAAGGCGGAGCGCGAATCTCCTATCACCGGTATGTGTTGGCCTACTACCTGGATGAGGTTCTGCGCCTGGCTTCTATCAGGCTTAAGGCCATGACCCGTGAGCGGTACGAGCTTCGACGCTCGAAAGATGAAAAAGGAGGCCTGGAAATTGAGTTATTTGACCATCACACCGGCCGTGCTCGTCCCACCCGGAGTTTCTCAGGTGGGGAAAGCTTCCAGGCTGCGTTGGCGCTGGCCTTAAGTCTAGGCGAAGTCGTCCAACACAGAACTGGTGCACATTACCTGGAAACGGTATTCATTGATGAGGGATTCGGATCACTCGACTCAGAAGCCCTTGATCTGGCAATGGAGTGCCTTGCAGAACTTCAGGAGCATGGACGTTTAGTAGGTGTCATCTCACATGTTCAGGAACTTCAGCAGTACATCCCGGCCCGCCTCGAAATCATTCCGTCACAACAAGGAAGTAAGGCGAGATTTGTTATTGTTTGAGTTTGACATTAATACTATCAATTGCGCAGCCTAAGATTTTAGGAGATAAGAATATGTCGAAGAATATTACTGTTTTGTTGCGATTGTCTGACATTGTATTTACCGATCACTCTCGATACCATTTAGAGTATTTCGATGAGATAGAGGCGGATTACGATGATATCTATATAGAATATGGCATAACCAATATAAATTTTGTAGAGATAATTGATGGAAACGGAATATTTAATGTAGAATATGATAGTTTGGGTAGACAGATTGAGTCGAGAAGTTTGACCTTGAAACTTGAACAAATAGAGCAAATAGCAGGAATCACTATTGAAAAAAGTGTTTTAGAAATCATAACTGAAAATGATAGGTTAGAGATATCGGCCGAGTTTCAGAAGAGTTACTCTAGAAGCATTAAAACATCTAATGGGATTAAAAAATTACGATGTAAGATTAATTACACCTCTATGGAGGCCAACCCCGCATTTGCTGCATTAAAATTTGGTTTAATTAAAGATGACCCTGAATTATTAAGAGCAATCATTGAAGGGGGATTTTTAGAGGATTTAATCTACCTCATCAGGAACGAGTATACACAATACAATAACATATTATCTGATATTTCTCAGCATTCAATAAAAATTCGGTTTTCAGATACTAGTAATCTCAAAGATCTTGCAAATAGTAATAATGTAGTTGCCAAAGAATTTATAGCTTTATCATATTTAACCCCATCTGATATTTTAGACATACTAGCATTAGATAG from Deinococcus fonticola carries:
- a CDS encoding exonuclease SbcCD subunit D encodes the protein MQGPETIRTDQFEGFHYVALGHLHEPQHVPHHEHIRYSGSIMKYCFDEEAQTKGFLVVDMDGEGRCCIDSRRLRPPKDLRRIQGLFKELLDSPEQFGAPDDYLSVTLLDDGRIKDAMTLLRQRFPNILQMQYLDRSGLQGQLEEPREATQLGQLELFQKFYQDVYDQTLNEQQLSVLTAIIERDAAAQQERPA
- a CDS encoding AAA family ATPase — its product is MTAFGPYKDTQVVNFDELGENGLFLLHGPTGAGKTSILDAICVALFGESSGDERKAKEFRSDLASDQAVTRVEFDFSMGQRTFTISRQPSQTLPNKKTPLLHEVELLETTAVASGQPAKLLGTGVGAVEKQITELLGLTGSQFRQVVILPQGKFRELLTADSKTREEVLRVLFNTSDQAQLEKSLKNMASENKTETTRLHDLIQTLLQRYEAVTLTELGGKLGKLGADIESIEPDLKVAKGVREAAKSQLDAASRVAELFLKLEKAEEAQRRLIEEAPQRHAQTHFLEMARRARGLESEFIRLGGLSDRLQKAQKQWEEALKKCAQATALAEEAEAAYQLEQNRESEREAASQQVRASEELIRKVAELKKAVEAHQTLRFEHQQAHALYEEVQRKVDGLNLPDLETRFQESEHAQNRLDWIQSRHKRQLELLEERHALNLLEGQILRQQQEVETANDQAARAERHWAIAKREHGERRMRFLDSQIGRLASTLKPNEHCPVCGALEHPHPAPQTASSVTEEQLQQAQLAEEEAYEVFRQQGGRASQMMGELIPLTERATVLRDRLADSLTLSVGEIDLQRQALESQLHEVQLLSEQRDSRRQMYLETHEKERGLSEQLEIQLAVTKSLEGRVQEQATQLARLRQAIPADLHEQEVVGQQLEIAKRQHASLMRVFELTQQRWQAARENRIASDLNEQRERTLHETEESHWREQREKIQTLLQTNDFKDRQAYEHALLQPEAFQALEEQVIASERNVGEVDSTWHHAQAAVAHLERPELNLLSERFTQADQMYDSLLQQHSKLKADAERLSQDLAEVTRLESQFQQKSQVSNLLTELAANASGKGGARISYHRYVLAYYLDEVLRLASIRLKAMTRERYELRRSKDEKGGLEIELFDHHTGRARPTRSFSGGESFQAALALALSLGEVVQHRTGAHYLETVFIDEGFGSLDSEALDLAMECLAELQEHGRLVGVISHVQELQQYIPARLEIIPSQQGSKARFVIV